The Flavobacterium marginilacus genome window below encodes:
- a CDS encoding glycosyltransferase: MKVVHIIEALGGGVYTYFKDLSDYFGEDQIRKEISTTIIYSGNRKEIDPEKIGSEFSKGVSLIRVDMFREIAPFQDFKAVLQLRKELKKLNPDIIHLHSSKAGVLGRIACFLLFKRKKIFYTPHGYSFLRTDISSLSKSLFRSIEKNFPKLFGGVTIACGDTEYEIAQKIGKSHLIRNSINIEEIQHQSIEHHNQVLTIGIVARITPARNPELFNNIALRFPDFNFVWIGDGELNAALTAPNIRITGWSLDRKVALKELNAIDIYIQTSVWEGLPIAVLEAMAMKKPVLATNVIGNKDIVVPNETGFLFDSIEELDNYFELLTNEKTRIEFGNNALKRCYALFDKNKNFKALSALYQQYFSASNN; encoded by the coding sequence TTGAAAGTTGTCCATATAATCGAAGCATTAGGAGGAGGCGTTTATACTTATTTCAAAGATTTGTCTGATTATTTTGGAGAAGATCAAATAAGAAAAGAAATTTCTACAACTATTATCTATAGCGGAAACCGCAAAGAAATTGACCCTGAAAAAATCGGATCCGAGTTCTCAAAAGGAGTATCACTTATAAGAGTTGATATGTTTCGGGAGATAGCCCCTTTTCAAGATTTTAAAGCAGTACTTCAACTAAGGAAAGAACTTAAAAAACTAAATCCCGATATTATCCATCTTCATTCTTCGAAGGCTGGTGTTTTAGGAAGAATTGCTTGTTTTTTATTATTTAAAAGAAAAAAAATATTCTATACACCACATGGATATTCTTTTCTTAGAACAGATATATCCTCTTTGTCCAAAAGTCTGTTTCGCTCTATCGAAAAAAATTTTCCAAAACTCTTTGGCGGTGTCACCATTGCCTGCGGTGATACAGAATATGAAATAGCACAAAAAATAGGGAAATCGCATTTGATAAGAAACAGTATTAACATTGAAGAAATTCAGCATCAGTCAATTGAGCATCATAATCAAGTTCTAACAATCGGTATTGTTGCCAGAATAACTCCAGCAAGAAACCCAGAACTATTTAACAATATTGCGCTGCGTTTTCCAGATTTTAATTTTGTATGGATCGGAGACGGAGAATTAAATGCTGCGCTGACTGCTCCAAATATTCGAATAACAGGATGGTCTTTGGATAGAAAAGTAGCATTAAAAGAACTCAATGCAATTGATATTTATATTCAGACTTCTGTTTGGGAAGGACTTCCTATTGCTGTATTAGAAGCAATGGCCATGAAAAAACCAGTTTTGGCAACCAATGTAATCGGAAATAAAGACATTGTTGTTCCAAATGAAACTGGTTTTCTTTTTGACAGCATTGAAGAACTTGATAACTATTTTGAACTGTTAACAAACGAGAAAACCCGAATCGAATTTGGCAATAATGCCTTAAAAAGATGTTATGCTTTATTTGATAAAAACAAAAATTTCAAAGCATTGTCGGCTCTTTATCAGCAGTATTTTTCTGCATCCAATAACTAG
- a CDS encoding MATE family efflux transporter yields MLEKIQGRLLQISRNPFIKQSLITLILRVLGVVTLFGFTIFLTKAYSPRIVGQYDFVRSFLLAVGSICLLGFDQSILYFKGRLSAQNALDQLKSIYIKMVLMLFVTSLTALIVIFLINEQTINNYFSDEEVYPLFLKTAACLFFYGIATLNTEVFRALDKLYVAELFRNVIKYVPLIIGAIILFYWHKESYLADVFLAGFVLLSLISSILVYYYFKDTAKILRAQNISHKEVFLKSYPIAISGMAIFLLMCFDIMFLKKYRNTETVAFYSIGVKLMTIVSVIVLTINITVSAKIAAFFANNDLIELKKSVRNSVRLIFGITFPVIVLMCIFSEYILSFFGTQYIAAKEAFLILIIGQGVCSAFGTAPVYLNMTGRSHTFQVILITAVIINFVLNRFLIPIYGMTGAAITFVLSSFFWNFVSAIIIYRKDKVTVFLH; encoded by the coding sequence ATGTTAGAAAAAATTCAGGGACGATTATTACAGATCAGCAGAAATCCTTTTATTAAGCAAAGTTTAATCACTTTAATTTTGAGGGTTTTGGGTGTGGTAACGTTATTTGGTTTCACAATATTTCTGACCAAAGCGTATTCACCAAGAATTGTCGGGCAGTATGATTTTGTCCGTTCTTTTCTTTTAGCAGTCGGCAGTATCTGTCTTTTGGGTTTTGATCAGTCAATTTTATATTTTAAAGGAAGATTGTCCGCTCAGAATGCTCTTGACCAATTAAAAAGTATTTATATCAAAATGGTTTTAATGCTGTTTGTAACCTCTTTGACAGCTTTAATAGTTATCTTTTTGATTAATGAACAAACAATAAATAATTATTTTTCGGATGAGGAAGTTTATCCGTTATTTTTAAAAACTGCAGCATGCTTATTTTTCTATGGAATAGCAACTTTAAACACTGAAGTTTTCAGAGCATTAGATAAATTATATGTGGCTGAATTGTTTCGGAATGTTATCAAATATGTTCCGTTAATTATTGGAGCAATAATTTTGTTTTATTGGCATAAAGAAAGTTATTTGGCGGATGTTTTTTTGGCCGGGTTTGTTTTACTGTCATTAATCAGTTCTATTTTGGTTTATTATTATTTTAAGGATACCGCCAAAATTTTAAGAGCACAAAATATTTCGCATAAAGAAGTATTTTTAAAATCATATCCAATTGCCATCAGCGGTATGGCAATATTTTTATTGATGTGTTTTGACATTATGTTTTTGAAGAAATATCGAAATACCGAAACGGTTGCTTTTTATTCTATAGGAGTAAAATTAATGACAATTGTTTCGGTAATAGTTTTAACGATAAACATTACGGTCTCTGCAAAAATTGCAGCGTTTTTTGCGAATAATGACCTGATAGAACTAAAGAAATCGGTCAGGAATAGTGTCCGGTTAATTTTTGGAATAACATTCCCCGTAATAGTACTGATGTGTATTTTTTCAGAATATATTTTATCCTTTTTTGGAACTCAGTATATCGCAGCCAAAGAAGCTTTTTTGATTTTAATTATCGGTCAGGGAGTTTGTTCAGCATTTGGGACTGCTCCGGTTTATCTGAACATGACGGGAAGATCACATACATTTCAGGTTATTTTAATTACTGCGGTGATTATTAATTTTGTTTTGAATCGTTTTTTAATTCCAATTTACGGAATGACTGGAGCGGCTATTACATTTGTTTTGAGTTCTTTTTTCTGGAACTTTGTTTCGGCAATTATTATTTATCGAAAAGATAAAGTAACCGTTTTTTTGCATTAA
- a CDS encoding O-antigen ligase family protein produces MHYTMTISEKNFNKIFNGFLTVIAIAMIFRKPCTLLIIVFAAFNLFFIKKTNYTKQSLILMVLIASPLLIEIIMFWNNDSFLKGMKSLEKYSSLLVFSMFILGNYQRIRFYKILRFYTIATTILLLFFFFRFVVYYPELMNKYLNGIDLWEMGYAFSNSIGIHAPALNMHLAFVSISCLYFVLEGFRTNDQKVLRWINCFVFVLSFFFILFVNTRMALFNVLIGFILVFFGEVFRKYNYRKVLGLLGILIVVLGTVFFFFVQKNPYMKEKYSSVTFAYMDKVGKLDEIENPEAKVFNSLVTRVSIWKSAWELSLQHLPFGVGASDGKPELVKYFKQTKQHFLAKYEFPTHNQFLDYLLKFGILGPIIVLLYIGTIGYLGIDLKNAIVFSFFFLFFTSNLTDDFLLRFDGIAFSGLWMSVFASYWMQKNTADKEPTML; encoded by the coding sequence ATGCACTATACTATGACCATTTCAGAGAAAAACTTCAATAAAATATTCAATGGCTTTTTAACAGTTATAGCTATTGCCATGATTTTTAGAAAACCATGTACGTTGTTGATTATAGTCTTTGCCGCCTTTAATTTGTTTTTTATAAAGAAAACCAATTATACGAAACAGTCTTTAATTTTAATGGTACTTATTGCTTCTCCTTTATTGATAGAAATTATAATGTTCTGGAACAACGATTCTTTTTTGAAAGGAATGAAATCGTTAGAAAAATACAGTTCTCTGCTTGTTTTTTCTATGTTTATTTTAGGTAATTATCAGAGAATAAGATTTTATAAAATTCTTCGGTTTTATACTATTGCAACTACTATTTTATTATTATTTTTCTTTTTTAGATTTGTCGTTTACTATCCTGAGTTAATGAATAAATATCTCAATGGAATTGATTTATGGGAAATGGGTTATGCATTTTCCAACAGTATTGGGATTCATGCGCCGGCACTGAATATGCATCTTGCTTTTGTTTCAATCAGCTGTCTTTATTTTGTTTTGGAAGGATTTAGAACAAACGATCAAAAGGTATTGAGATGGATTAATTGTTTTGTTTTTGTGCTGTCTTTTTTCTTTATTCTTTTTGTAAATACAAGAATGGCATTATTCAATGTATTAATTGGTTTTATACTGGTTTTTTTCGGAGAAGTGTTTCGAAAATATAACTATAGAAAAGTACTGGGTCTTTTGGGTATTTTAATTGTGGTATTGGGAACGGTGTTTTTCTTTTTTGTCCAAAAGAATCCTTATATGAAAGAGAAGTATTCCTCGGTGACTTTTGCTTATATGGATAAAGTAGGAAAGCTTGATGAAATTGAAAATCCAGAAGCCAAAGTTTTTAACTCTTTGGTGACACGTGTTTCTATCTGGAAATCGGCATGGGAATTATCTTTACAGCATCTTCCTTTTGGTGTTGGAGCTTCAGACGGAAAGCCAGAATTAGTAAAGTATTTTAAACAGACAAAGCAGCATTTTTTAGCTAAATATGAATTTCCGACTCACAATCAGTTTCTTGATTATTTACTAAAATTTGGAATATTGGGACCAATTATAGTTTTGCTTTATATTGGGACTATTGGTTATTTAGGAATTGATTTGAAAAATGCAATCGTATTTTCTTTCTTTTTTCTTTTTTTCACTTCCAATCTCACCGATGATTTTTTGCTGCGTTTTGACGGAATCGCTTTCAGCGGATTGTGGATGTCTGTTTTTGCTAGTTATTGGATGCAGAAAAATACTGCTGATAAAGAGCCGACAATGCTTTGA